The region GCAGCTTGTTTAGCTGTCTGGCGTTGCTTCTATTGCTGGCCGCCTGCGGGGATAGCAATCTGGACCTGGCGACCGCGAGAATGAAGGGCGGATTGGCGGATGAGACGAGTACAAATGTAACGATAACGGAATTTGACGAGGCAGGGATCGCCTATATCCTCAAGGCCGCAAGGATCGATCGCTATTACGACCGGCGCGTCCTGAACGCCTACGAAGTGGAGATCACGGCTTACGACAAAAAGGGCGAGACCTCCGTGCTCCTGGCTGACAGCACGATCGTGAATGACGCCAGCAACCAGATCTTCGCCTTTGGCAACGTGCGGCTGAGCTCTCCAGGAGTGAAGGTCCAGACCTCGCGGTTGATCTGGGACCGCAACATGGACGAGATCACCGCGCCGGACAACGTGACCCTGATCCGGGAAGGCAACGTTCTGCGCGGCAAGAACCTGCGCACCAATCTCAGCATCTATCCCACCCTGATGGACAGCGTTTCCGCGGAAGGATACTTTGGTGAAGATTACCTGGATTGGTAGCCTGCTCCTGTTTCTGGTCCTGCCGCTCTGGGGCCAGGCCGCGCGCGAGCAACTGCGCGTGATCCATTCGGACAGGCTGTTCCTGACCAAGGAACGTGACGAACAGGTGATGCGGCTGGATGGGAGGGTCCATTTCTGGTATGGCGAAACGGAATTCCGCTGTGACCGGGCCCTGATTTTCGACCAGCAAAAGATCGCCCGGCTGGACGGGAACGTGAAAGTAAGCAACGATTCACTGACCCTCACAGCCGACAGCCTCGCCTACTACAGGATCCCGGAAGAACTCAACGCCGGGGGCAGGGTCCACATCTCCGAAACCAGGCAGGACGGCACTTTCCGCTGGTTCCGTTCCCGCTACGGCATCTACAACCAAAAAAACGACACTGTCACGGTCTGGCAGGATGTGTCTTCATATGACCAGAATGAAAAGGCCACGGCTACCTGCGGCTACGCTTTTTGGGACCGCAAGAATGGCTATGCCTATATGATCGAGGACCCCAGGGTGGAATCGGCCGGAGCGGACACCCTCTTTGTGAGCGCGGACCGGATCGAATTCTTTGACGAGGAGCGCAAGCTGGTGGCCACTTTCAACGTGCTCGCCCAAAGCCGGGATTACCAGGCGACCAGCGATTTTCTGATCTATTTCCTGCGCGAGGACAAGGCCGTCTTCACCGGCCAGCCGAGGTTCAGCTCCGATTTTGCCAGCGCCGAGGCCCGGGAATTCTATCTCTTCCTAGAGGATAGGAAACTGACCCGGGCGGAGCTAGTGGATAGCTGCCGTGTGCACTTTTCCGAGGAACGGCTGGGCGAGAAGATCAATTGGGTGAAGGCAAATTACATCACGATCGCCTTTAAGGACGAAGCGATCCGGGAATTCCAGGCCGAAAGCTCCGTCAGCTACCATTATTATCAGGAACAGACCGGAGAGCGCGACTTTTTTATCAACACGGCGGAGGGAAGCTATCTGGAAGCCAAGTTCAATGCCGACAACAAACTGGAATCAATGAAAATGCGCCGGGGCGTCAAAGGTATCTACAAGTTCAACGACAATTCTTGACAAGCAAGCCCTTTCAAAGTAGTATAGTAGTATGGATAATCACAAAATTCTGGCCCAGAATCTGGTCAAAGTATATGGCAAGCGCACCGTGGTGAATGATCTGAACATGGAAATGAGCCAGGGCGAGGTTGTGGGCATCCTGGGTCCCAACGGGGCGGGGAAGACCACCACTTTCTATATGATCCTCGGCCTGGCCAAACCAAACCGGGGCAAGGTGCTCCTCGACGAGAGGAACATAACCCGCTACCCGATGTACCGCCGGGCCCGCCTGGGGCTTGGATATCTGGCCCAATCGCCCTCCATCTTTGCCAAGCTCAGCGTCCAGGACAACATTCTGGCGATCCTGCAAACCCTGGGGATCAGCAAAAAAGAACAGAAAGTCCGGCTGGAAGCGGCCTTGGAGGAACTGAACCTGACCCCTCTGGCCAGACAAAAGGCCTACACTCTCTCCGGAGGAGAACGGCGCAAGCTGGAGATCACCAGGTCCCTGGTCACCAACCCCACCTTCATTTTCATGGACGAACCTTTCGCCGGGGTCGATCCCATCGCCGTGGCGGACATCCAGGACATAATCGGCAAGCTGCGGGACAAGAATATCGGCGTCATGATCACCGACCACAACGTAATTGAGACTTTGAAAATCGTCAACCGGGCTTATATTATCTTCGAAGGAAAGATCATAGTTTCCGGTTCTTCTTTGGAGCTGATCAATGATGAAAAAGCCAAGAAAGTCTATTTGGGAGACAGGTTCCTGAGCAATCCATTCGAGCCAAGATCATGAACACACTCAGCCAGCAGATGTCCCTCAAGCAGAAGCAGGAGCTTGCTCTCAAGCCCAAGATGCTTCAATCCCTGAAGATGCTGGCCCTGCCCATTCTGGAGCTGGAGGCCTACATCAAGCAGGAGCTGGAGTTGAATCCGCTGCTGGAACTGCGCGAGGAAAAGGAAGAAGAGGACGGCGAAGAGCGGAACCAGGAAACACCGGAGGCCGAAAGCAAGATCTCCCTGGAGGACGCTGAAAGCGCCGAGGAAGGGGGCCAGACCCTCTCCGAAGCCCGGGAACTGACCGAGATTCTGGACCAGTGGAACGAATACCACCAAAGCTATGAAAGCTGGCATCAGGAACCTGATCCCGAATATGGCGAGTCCCTGATCCGCTATGAGGAAAATGGCAAGGACAAGTTCCTGCAGCAATTGTATCCGCTTTCCCTGCCTGAGAATGAGGTGGATTTTGCCGTCGAACTGCTCGATAGCTGCGACAACTATGGATTTCTGCCCTTTAATTATGACATCCACCGCGTGGCCCGGCAATACAAGATCAAACCCGCCCGGGCCGATGAACTGCATCAGATCGTTTTGCACCTCAACCCACAGGGGATCACAGCCCGCGACATGAGCGAATGCCTGCTGGCCCAGCTCAGCGAAGAACAATTGCAAAACCGGGTGTTGGTGGGGGTATGCACAGACCAGTTTGAAAACCTCATCCATCGCCGTTACCAAAAGATAGCCTCCCATTTCGGGGTTTCCGAGGAGTTTGTCCACTCGGTGAAGGAAATCGTGGCCAAGCTGGACCCCAAGCCGGGCCTGCGCATCCTTGCCCCCAACGCGGCCTACGTCTTTCCGGACATCACGATCAAGAGGATCGAGGGCGAATTCGAGGTCATCATCAATGACCACATCACCCCCAATATCATCATCAGCCCCCGCTACCGCAGGATGATCAACCGCGGCACCTTTGACAAACAGACTCTGGCTTTCGTGAGAGATAGGATCAACAGCGCCAAATTCCTCATCAAGAGCATCTACATGCGCACCCGCACCCTGGAGAGGGTGGCCCGCTCCATCATCAAGCACCAGTTGGAGTTCTTTGAGACCGGCAACGGGATCATGCAGCCGCTCACCTATTCCGTAATTGCCCAGGACCTGTCCGTGAGCGAATCCACAATCTCCCGCGTGGTCAAACACAAATTTGCCGAAACCCCCTACGGGATCTATGCCCTGAAGGATTTCTTCAGCAGCACGGCGGGCATTGACGACAACTATGAAAGCATCTCGCGCCAGCGCGTGAAGTCATATATCATCCACATGGTCGACCTGGAGGATAAACAACACCCTTTCAGCGACCAGGAGCTCGTTGACCAGCTAAAAACCGAAGGTTTGAACATCTCGCGGCGGATCGTGGCCAAATACAGATCCGAGCTCGGTATCCTGAACAGCCGCCTGCGAAGGCAATAAAGGAGGATATTTGTCCAAGTATCAGGTCGTCATCATCGGAGGGGGACCGGGTGGATATGAAACGGCCATCCGCCTCAACCAGTATGGCATTGAGTGCGCGGTCATAGAAAGCGGCCGGATCGGCGGAGTTTGCCTGAACTGGGGCTGCATCCCGACCAAGGCTTTGGTGAAAAGCGCGGAATTGCTGAAAGAATTGGCTGAGGCGGAGTCCTTTGGCCTGCCCGCTGTGAACATCGATCTGGATTACCGCAAGGTTTTCGAACGCAAGAACGCGGTCGTGGAGCAACTCGTGGGTGGAGTGGAACACCTATTCCGCAAGCGCGGGATCCCGATCATTCACGAGAGGGCGGAAAGGGTTGCCCACGTCGATGGCGGTTACCTGGCCAAAACCAGTGAGGGAAACAAGATCTGGGGCCAATACCTGATCGTAGCCACCGGTTCAGTTCCCAAGGAGCTGCCCGGCGTTGCCATCGACGAAGAGAAGGTCCTCAGTTCCACCGGCATCCTGGGCCTGGAAGAGCTGCCCCACAGCATCGCCATCGTGGGCGGAGGCGTGATCGGCTGCGAATTTGCCTCCATCCTGAACAGTTTTGGAGTTCAAAC is a window of Candidatus Syntrophosphaera sp. DNA encoding:
- the lptC gene encoding LPS export ABC transporter periplasmic protein LptC, giving the protein MTRPCRLISSSLFSCLALLLLLAACGDSNLDLATARMKGGLADETSTNVTITEFDEAGIAYILKAARIDRYYDRRVLNAYEVEITAYDKKGETSVLLADSTIVNDASNQIFAFGNVRLSSPGVKVQTSRLIWDRNMDEITAPDNVTLIREGNVLRGKNLRTNLSIYPTLMDSVSAEGYFGEDYLDW
- the lptB gene encoding LPS export ABC transporter ATP-binding protein, yielding MDNHKILAQNLVKVYGKRTVVNDLNMEMSQGEVVGILGPNGAGKTTTFYMILGLAKPNRGKVLLDERNITRYPMYRRARLGLGYLAQSPSIFAKLSVQDNILAILQTLGISKKEQKVRLEAALEELNLTPLARQKAYTLSGGERRKLEITRSLVTNPTFIFMDEPFAGVDPIAVADIQDIIGKLRDKNIGVMITDHNVIETLKIVNRAYIIFEGKIIVSGSSLELINDEKAKKVYLGDRFLSNPFEPRS
- the rpoN gene encoding RNA polymerase factor sigma-54, which gives rise to MNTLSQQMSLKQKQELALKPKMLQSLKMLALPILELEAYIKQELELNPLLELREEKEEEDGEERNQETPEAESKISLEDAESAEEGGQTLSEARELTEILDQWNEYHQSYESWHQEPDPEYGESLIRYEENGKDKFLQQLYPLSLPENEVDFAVELLDSCDNYGFLPFNYDIHRVARQYKIKPARADELHQIVLHLNPQGITARDMSECLLAQLSEEQLQNRVLVGVCTDQFENLIHRRYQKIASHFGVSEEFVHSVKEIVAKLDPKPGLRILAPNAAYVFPDITIKRIEGEFEVIINDHITPNIIISPRYRRMINRGTFDKQTLAFVRDRINSAKFLIKSIYMRTRTLERVARSIIKHQLEFFETGNGIMQPLTYSVIAQDLSVSESTISRVVKHKFAETPYGIYALKDFFSSTAGIDDNYESISRQRVKSYIIHMVDLEDKQHPFSDQELVDQLKTEGLNISRRIVAKYRSELGILNSRLRRQ